The Aquidulcibacter paucihalophilus genome has a window encoding:
- the hemW gene encoding radical SAM family heme chaperone HemW, whose amino-acid sequence MPSVPDPGSDLALYVHWPYCARICPYCDFNVVRDRGRVEEQAALAAAILADMEAQGRLTGPRRLASIFFGGGTPSLMAPEAVAAVIDRARTLFPPRGPIEITLEANPTDAEAARFAALSDAGINRLSMGVQALDDAALAFLGRNHSADEARRAVAVAARAFPRLSIDLIYARPDQTVDSWTAELTGAIDMGFEHVSPYQLTIEPTTAFGRAVARGAWTPPDEDLSAALYETTQTVLEAAGFDAYEVSNHARGEAARSAHNLHVWRGGDYLGLGPGAHGRLTLEGSRTATVAHRGIGDYVTGVAAGAPWSERETQSARDAAEEKVLLGLRTVEGVDRATFAALDLDPDDLVTGGFLAVDGDRIAATPKGRPVLDGVLKALLV is encoded by the coding sequence ATGCCCTCCGTTCCAGATCCCGGCTCCGACCTCGCCCTCTACGTCCACTGGCCGTACTGCGCGCGCATCTGTCCCTATTGCGACTTCAACGTCGTGCGCGACCGGGGCAGGGTTGAGGAGCAGGCGGCGCTGGCCGCGGCCATCCTCGCCGACATGGAGGCGCAAGGCCGGCTGACCGGCCCGCGCCGTCTGGCCTCCATCTTCTTCGGCGGCGGCACCCCCTCGCTGATGGCGCCCGAGGCCGTGGCCGCCGTCATCGACCGCGCCCGGACCCTGTTCCCGCCGCGCGGCCCGATCGAGATCACGCTCGAGGCCAATCCCACCGACGCCGAGGCCGCCCGCTTTGCGGCCCTGTCGGACGCCGGGATCAACCGCCTGTCGATGGGGGTACAGGCGCTGGACGACGCCGCGCTCGCCTTCCTCGGCCGCAACCATTCAGCGGACGAGGCCCGGCGCGCCGTCGCCGTCGCCGCCCGCGCCTTCCCCCGCCTGTCCATCGACCTGATCTATGCCCGGCCCGACCAGACCGTCGACAGCTGGACCGCCGAACTGACCGGGGCCATCGACATGGGCTTCGAGCACGTCTCGCCCTATCAGCTGACCATCGAGCCCACGACCGCCTTCGGCCGCGCCGTGGCCCGTGGGGCCTGGACCCCGCCCGACGAGGACCTCTCCGCCGCCCTCTATGAGACGACGCAAACCGTGCTCGAGGCGGCGGGCTTCGACGCCTATGAGGTTTCCAACCACGCCCGGGGCGAGGCGGCCCGCTCGGCGCACAATCTCCACGTCTGGCGTGGCGGTGACTATCTGGGCCTCGGCCCGGGCGCGCATGGGCGGCTGACCCTGGAGGGGTCGCGCACGGCGACCGTCGCGCACCGGGGCATCGGGGACTACGTCACCGGCGTGGCGGCCGGCGCGCCTTGGAGCGAGCGGGAGACCCAGTCGGCGCGCGACGCGGCCGAGGAGAAGGTGCTGCTGGGCCTGCGGACGGTGGAGGGTGTGGACCGCGCCACCTTCGCGGCTCTCGACCTCGATCCGGACGATCTGGTCACGGGCGGCTTCCTCGCCGTCGATGGAGACCGAATCGCCGCGACCCCGAAAGGACGCCCCGTGCTGGATGGGGTTCTCAAGGCGCTGCTGGTCTGA
- the rsmI gene encoding 16S rRNA (cytidine(1402)-2'-O)-methyltransferase, whose translation MPDPSVFPPTAPPPRPVASGLYLVATPIGNLRDMTLRALDVLAAADLVLAEDTRVTAKLLSAYGLKAKLERCDDHASARAAEGAIERLRAGEVVALVSDAGTPMVNDPGFVVARAVIAAGLPVHPIPGPSSLLAALCIAGLPADRVLFAGFLPAKSGARRAALEEVRTARQTLVFFESGPRLADSLADMAAVLGPRPAAVARELTKMYEECVRGSLAELAGDPRCQSPKGEIVIVIAPGETEVASEADVDAALAEAMTRLPPGEAAAEVSKALNLPRKPLYKRALEMQGR comes from the coding sequence ATGCCTGATCCGTCCGTCTTTCCGCCGACCGCCCCGCCCCCGCGCCCCGTCGCGTCGGGCCTCTATCTGGTGGCGACGCCGATCGGGAACCTCAGGGACATGACCCTGCGGGCGCTCGATGTGCTGGCCGCCGCCGACCTGGTCCTGGCCGAGGACACCCGCGTCACCGCCAAACTGCTGTCGGCCTACGGGCTGAAGGCAAAGCTGGAGCGGTGCGACGACCATGCCTCGGCGCGGGCCGCCGAGGGCGCGATCGAGCGGCTGCGGGCCGGCGAGGTCGTCGCCCTCGTCTCCGACGCCGGCACGCCGATGGTCAACGATCCCGGCTTCGTCGTCGCCCGGGCCGTGATCGCGGCGGGCCTGCCGGTGCATCCGATTCCGGGCCCGTCCAGCCTGTTGGCCGCCCTGTGTATCGCCGGCCTGCCCGCCGACCGCGTGCTGTTCGCCGGCTTCCTGCCCGCCAAATCCGGTGCCCGCCGCGCGGCGCTGGAAGAGGTGCGGACCGCCCGCCAGACCCTGGTCTTCTTCGAGAGTGGCCCCCGCCTCGCCGACAGCCTCGCCGACATGGCCGCCGTGCTCGGCCCGCGCCCCGCCGCCGTCGCCCGCGAACTGACCAAGATGTACGAGGAGTGCGTGCGTGGCTCCTTGGCCGAACTGGCCGGCGACCCGCGCTGCCAGTCGCCGAAGGGCGAGATCGTCATCGTCATTGCCCCCGGCGAGACGGAGGTCGCCTCTGAAGCCGATGTCGACGCGGCCCTCGCCGAAGCCATGACCCGCCTGCCGCCCGGCGAGGCCGCGGCGGAGGTGTCGAAGGCCCTGAACCTGCCGCGCAAGCCGCTCTACAAGCGGGCGCTGGAGATGCAGGGCCGGTGA
- a CDS encoding YraN family protein has product MSPKRPPTKVRAPKVVRTKRGWRVALGAVSHRLGHRSEWLAAAWLMVRGYQVLGFRLKTRAGEIDILARRGKVLAVVEVKRRATLEAALTALGPDQYDRLRAAGRSVLRQRPSLAGHVLRIDMVALAPGRFPRHRRGVVAFGRGAA; this is encoded by the coding sequence GTGAGCCCGAAGCGGCCCCCGACGAAGGTCCGGGCCCCGAAGGTCGTTCGGACCAAGCGCGGCTGGCGTGTCGCCCTCGGGGCCGTCTCCCACCGGCTTGGCCACCGTTCGGAATGGCTGGCCGCCGCCTGGCTGATGGTCCGGGGCTATCAGGTGCTCGGTTTCCGCCTGAAGACCCGCGCCGGCGAGATCGACATCCTCGCCCGCCGCGGCAAGGTGCTGGCCGTGGTCGAGGTCAAGCGCCGCGCCACGCTGGAGGCTGCGCTCACCGCCCTCGGCCCCGACCAGTACGACCGCCTGCGGGCCGCCGGCCGGTCGGTGTTGCGCCAAAGACCCAGCCTGGCCGGTCATGTGCTGCGGATCGATATGGTGGCGCTGGCACCGGGCCGGTTTCCGCGCCATCGTCGCGGCGTTGTCGCCTTCGGGAGGGGCGCTGCATGA
- a CDS encoding transglutaminase family protein, producing MTREEAIEVLTEAGQAGDEAFPLLEAAIACAIHDQPFRDPLPVRTLAAHAAERLAERIASEGPDEALTETMASDLRLNGDLLNHDSPANTDVIHVADTRRGLSGALSIFYLDAARRAGVKARGVDFPGHFLLRVETPEGPVALDPFSQGRLVLPSELTRRALRAGLTPHVADRLDVLMAPVSDREALIRLQNVLFSRALRAADYEGAERSALRRALLDPEDHRPWLDVAAAREKQGSLAGALEALARARTVDGPMEITRQMSVDRVRLQLN from the coding sequence ATGACCCGCGAAGAAGCGATCGAGGTTCTCACGGAGGCCGGACAGGCCGGGGACGAGGCGTTCCCGCTGCTGGAAGCGGCCATCGCCTGCGCCATCCACGACCAGCCGTTTCGCGACCCCCTGCCGGTCCGCACCCTGGCCGCCCACGCCGCCGAACGGTTGGCCGAGCGGATCGCAAGCGAAGGTCCTGACGAGGCCCTGACCGAGACCATGGCCTCGGACCTGCGTTTGAACGGGGACCTGCTCAACCACGACAGCCCGGCCAATACGGACGTCATCCACGTCGCCGATACCCGCCGGGGCCTCTCCGGCGCGCTCTCGATCTTCTACCTCGACGCGGCGCGGCGGGCCGGCGTGAAGGCACGGGGCGTCGACTTCCCCGGCCATTTCCTGCTGCGGGTCGAGACGCCGGAGGGGCCGGTCGCGCTGGATCCCTTCAGCCAGGGCCGGCTGGTCCTGCCGTCGGAACTGACCCGGCGGGCCTTGCGGGCCGGTCTGACCCCGCACGTGGCCGACCGGCTTGATGTGCTGATGGCTCCGGTCAGCGACCGCGAGGCCCTGATCCGGCTGCAGAACGTCCTGTTCAGCCGGGCCCTCCGCGCGGCGGACTACGAGGGGGCCGAACGCTCGGCCCTGCGCCGCGCCCTGCTCGACCCCGAGGACCACCGCCCCTGGCTGGACGTCGCCGCCGCGCGCGAGAAACAGGGTTCGCTCGCCGGTGCGCTCGAGGCCCTCGCCCGCGCCCGCACGGTCGATGGTCCGATGGAGATCACGCGCCAGATGTCGGTCGATCGGGTCCGGCTGCAGCTGAACTGA
- the gshB gene encoding glutathione synthase — protein sequence MLRVAIQMDPVEAVNIESDTTWLMMTTAQDRGHAQWVYDVRTLALEDGRLFCRARPVTLRQTQGDHVTLGEEVKLDLGEDVDVILMRQDPPFDMAYVTSTYLLETVHPKTLVVNDPAEVRSAPEKLLVTQFPGLTPPTLISSDPVALVDFHERHGDVVLKPLHGAAGSGVVKLKAGDPNLEALVEIHMTGSRDPLVIQKFIPAVSKGDKRIILIDGEPVGAINRIPAKDQVRSNLRVGGTAAPVELTARDREICAAIGPTLKARGLIFVGIDVIGDYLTEINVTSPTGAQQLKAFTGVDATALMWDVVEKKRA from the coding sequence ATGCTCAGAGTCGCGATCCAGATGGACCCCGTCGAGGCGGTCAACATCGAGTCCGACACCACCTGGCTGATGATGACCACAGCCCAGGACCGGGGCCACGCCCAGTGGGTCTATGATGTCCGCACCCTGGCGCTGGAGGACGGCCGCCTGTTCTGTCGCGCCCGCCCGGTGACCCTGCGCCAGACCCAGGGTGACCACGTCACCCTCGGCGAGGAGGTGAAGCTGGACCTCGGCGAAGATGTCGACGTCATCCTGATGCGTCAGGACCCGCCCTTCGACATGGCCTATGTCACCTCGACCTATCTGCTGGAGACGGTGCATCCGAAGACGCTGGTGGTGAACGACCCGGCCGAGGTGCGCAGCGCCCCCGAGAAACTGCTGGTGACGCAGTTCCCCGGCCTGACCCCGCCCACCCTGATCAGTTCCGACCCGGTCGCCCTGGTCGATTTTCACGAACGCCACGGCGATGTGGTGCTCAAGCCCCTGCACGGTGCCGCCGGCTCGGGCGTGGTCAAGCTGAAGGCCGGCGATCCCAATCTCGAGGCCCTGGTCGAGATCCACATGACCGGCAGCCGCGATCCGCTGGTGATCCAGAAATTCATCCCGGCGGTTTCGAAGGGCGACAAGCGGATCATCCTGATCGACGGCGAGCCGGTCGGGGCCATCAACCGTATCCCTGCCAAGGATCAGGTCCGCTCCAACCTCCGCGTCGGCGGCACCGCCGCCCCGGTCGAACTGACGGCGCGCGACCGCGAAATCTGCGCCGCCATCGGGCCAACACTGAAGGCCCGCGGCCTGATCTTCGTCGGCATCGACGTGATCGGCGACTATCTGACCGAGATCAACGTCACCTCGCCAACCGGCGCCCAGCAGCTCAAGGCCTTCACCGGCGTCGATGCGACCGCGCTCATGTGGGATGTGGTGGAGAAGAAGAGGGCTTAG